A genomic segment from Cyprinus carpio isolate SPL01 chromosome A22, ASM1834038v1, whole genome shotgun sequence encodes:
- the LOC109047783 gene encoding sphingosine 1-phosphate receptor 1-like, which yields MDDLIARHYNFTGKFRKVDDKDPGLSADSVVFIIVCCFIILENVLVLLTIWRTKKFHKPMYYFIGNLALSDLLAGVVYTANILLSGANTYRLTPMQWFFREGSMFVALAASVFSLLAIAIERHLTMLKMKLHNNGKTCRVFMLISTVWFIAAILGGLPIMGWNCIESMNNCSTVLPLYHKTYILFCTTVFSVILMAIVILYARIYALVRTRSRKLVFRKVANGRCSNKSSEKSMALLKTVIIVLSCFIACWAPLFILLLLDVACQIRTCPILYKAEWFLALAVLNSAMNPLIYTLTSNEMRRAFIKMLNCGVCDQAAGKFSRPIMGAEFSRSKSDNSSHPNKDEPEYSPRETVVSSGNITSSS from the coding sequence ATGGATGACCTAATCGCTAGACACTACAACTTCACTGGGAAATTTCGCAAGGTTGATGACAAGGACCCGGGACTCAGTGCGGACTCTGTTGTGTTCATCATCGTGTGCTGCTTTATAATCCTGGAAAATGTTCTGGTTCTCCTTACCATTTGGAGGACCAAGAAGTTCCACAAGCCCATGTACTACTTCATCGGGAACTTGGCCTTGTCAGACTTGCTGGCCGGGGTGGTGTACACTGCGAACATCTTGCTGTCGGGAGCCAACACGTATAGGTTGACCCCAATGCAGTGGTTCTTCAGGGAAGGGAGTATGTTTGTGGCTCTGGCCGCTTCAGTGTTCAGTCTCTTGGCCATTGCTATTGAGCGACACCTGACCATGCTGAAGATGAAGCTTCACAACAATGGTAAGACGTGCCGTGTCTTCATGCTCATCAGCACTGTGTGGTTCATCGCTGCCATCTTGGGCGGTTTACCAATCATGGGTTGGAACTGCATTGAGAGCATGAACAACTGCTCCACAGTTTTGCCACTCTACCACAAGACCTACATCCTCTTCTGCACCACCGTATTCAGTGTCATCCTCATGGCCATTGTCATCCTGTATGCCCGCATCTACGCCCTGGTCCGCACGCGGAGCCGCAAGCTGGTCTTCCGCAAGGTCGCCAATGGCCGCTGCAGCAACAAGAGTTCGGAGAAGTCCATGGCCCTCTTGAAGACCGTCATCATCGTGTTGAGCTGCTTCATCGCGTGTTGGGCGCCGCTCTTCATCCTGCTTCTGCTTGATGTGGCCTGCCAGATCCGCACTTGCCCGATCCTCTACAAGGCTGAGTGGTTCCTGGCTCTGGCCGTGCTCAACTCCGCCATGAACCCTCTGATCTACACCCTGACCAGCAACGAGATGCGCCGGGCCTTCATCAAGATGCTCAACTGCGGCGTCTGCGACCAAGCGGCGGGGAAGTTCTCCAGGCCCATCATGGGCGCCGAGTTCAGCAGGAGCAAGTCGGACAACTCCTCTCACCCTAATAAGGACGAGCCCGAATACTCGCCAAGGGAAACCGTAGTGTCTTCTGGGAATATCACCTCTTCTTCTTAA